The Heterodontus francisci isolate sHetFra1 chromosome 13, sHetFra1.hap1, whole genome shotgun sequence genome includes a region encoding these proteins:
- the dync2li1 gene encoding cytoplasmic dynein 2 light intermediate chain 1, which translates to MMPRSSDTLWDIAVAQVLQKNEEKENEEDLEVRERSVFFLGNKSGGKTTIILRFLDRDEVPKPTLALEYTFGRRAKGHNTPKDIAHFWELGGGTSLSDLAQIPITVESIRTLSIVLVLDLSKPNDLWPNMEKLLIVTRNHINTAINELGKKDSIDVNNIKQRTWKTLQRNHPDWELIDPFPIPLVIIGSKYDIFQDFESEKRKVICKTLRFVAHYYGASLLFFSNKAESMISKMRAILNHLAFGTDRSKAISIEHNKPLFVPAGLDSLSQIGSPPAAEVDLGKINARNPIDLWKKVYARLFPTENTNKLKDIEDPAKDPQYAEPEVDAMRIQKDQELEQYKRNASKSWKEMQFDTRR; encoded by the exons ATGATGCCTCGTTCTAG TGACACTCTTTGGGATATAGCAGTGGCTCAAGTTTTACAGAAGAATGAGGAGAAGGAAAATGAAGAAGACTTGGAAGTCAGGGAAAGATCTGTATTCTTCTTGGGAAATAAAAGTGGG GGAAAAACTACAATTATACTCCGATTTCTTGACAG GGATGAAGTCCCAAAGCCTACATTAGCTTTGGAATATACTTTTGGAAGAAGAGCAAAAGGACATAACACT CCAAAGGATATTGCTCACTTTTGGGAACTAGGTGGTGGAACATCACTGTCTGATCTTGCTCAGATTCCAATCACTGTCGAAAGCATAAG GACCCTTTCAATTGTTTTGGTTTTGGATCTTTCCAAACCCAATGACCTATGGCCAAACATGGAGAAACTGCTGATTGTGACAAGGAACCATATAAACACGGCTATAAATGAACTGGgcaaaaaagattccatagatgtaaATAACATCAAGCAAAGGACCTGGAAAACATTGCAGAGGAATCACCCG gactgggAACTAATTGATCCATTTCCCATTCCTCTTGTTATAATTGGGAGCAAGTATGATATTTTTCAG GATTTTGAATCTGAAAAGAGAAAAGTAATCTGCAAGACACTGCGCTTTGTGGCCCATTACTATGGAGCTTCACTATTG TTTTTCAGCAATAAAGCGGAAAGCATGATATCTAAGATGCGAGCTATCCTAAACCACTTGGCATTTGGCACTGACAGAAG CAAAGCAATATCTATAGAGCACAACAAGCCACTGTTTGTCCCGGCTGGGCTGGATTCACTGAGTCAGATTG GGTCTCCACCAGCTGCTGAAGTTGACTTGGGAAAGATAAATGCACGAAATCCAATTGATCTGTGGAAGAAAGTATATGCGAGGCTATTTCCAACTGAG AATACTAACAAATTGAAAGATATTGAGGATCCAGCTAAAGACCCACAGTATGCTGAACCTGAAGTGGATGCAATGAGGATACAAAAGGACCAG GAGCTTGAACAGTATAAAAGAAATGCTTCTAAAtcatggaaagagatgcagtttgACACACGGAGATAA